A window of Ictalurus furcatus strain D&B chromosome 4, Billie_1.0, whole genome shotgun sequence genomic DNA:
GTGTtaatttccaatttttttttccaccctgtCTATTTTCAGTAGCTCCAGTAGTCCGACCTAAATACCGCCTTACTGAGCTCCAAAATGAAACCATGTTTGTTCCACATTTCTGTACAAACTGGGCTGAAATGATCAAACGAAATGCCAACATGAAGCCACCGCACCGTATAGCACACGAGTTCCTAATTTTATTAGACAGGAAGCGactcagtgctgtgtgtgtgtgtgtgtgtgtcgtaaaTTTGAAATaagagggtgccaataattttggaaacaatttttttttttttttttttgcagaaagttAAGACTTATGTATCTAGCCTATGCTCTGTCCCAGTATGATCAAGTCTAAACTGTCATGTTTCACGTGtgctcatttttatgaatggtgtgtgtgtgtatatatatgcgtgtgtttGATATATATGGATTGAATATGGATTGAATATCTTGCAGGTCAGGTGATTAAAGCATGGGATATCGGTGTGGCGACGATGCGCGTTGGTGAAATCTGTCAACTGATTTGCAAACCTGAGTATGCGTATGGATCTGCTGGAAGCCCCCCCAAAATCCCACCCAGCGCCACCCTGGTGTTCCAGGTACCGTCTCGCTCAGTGCTTATTCTTCAGGTGGCAGAAACGTTTGAGCTTTCGCTTAATTTTCGTGTTTGTGGTGCAGGTCGAGTTGTTTGACTTTCACGGTGAGGACATCACAGAGGATGAAGATGGTGGAATTGTACGTAGAATCATCACTAAAGGAGAGGGTTACAGTAAACCAAACGAGGGTGCATCTGTGGAaggtaacaaacacacacacacacacgagatctCTGCCCTGAAACacataaaatatgtttataatgAAGTAATTGGGGTGTGTTTAGTGTTTCTGGTGCTAATTTATTGGGCTGGGTGTGTTTTCATTATTCCCGTTCAGAAGTTAGTGGTTTTGTACCACGATGATGTCACAGAGGGACATTCGTATCGCTAGTGCAGTTACAGCTGTGTTTTTAATAGGAGAAACATTTCAAGAATCTCAGATATAAAGGTTATGAGTCAGGTTTGCTCCTACAAGTAAAATAGACTGACATGTAGGTGGAAGACATATCAGAATTTCTTTCTAAACATTTTTGGATGTTGGAGATCACGTGTCATTCATAAATATCGATGTACAaatcattcagggtggattttttctttaaaaagacaGCAGTGCCCTTCGATTCATTCATACCGAATAAAGACTCGTCGTGACCGGATTGGAAGAAGGAGAAGCTTTTTGCTTTTTAACGTCGTCCTCTCTATCGTTCAGTGCATGTCGAGGGAACGCTCGAGGGCCGCGTGTTCGACGATCGGGATCTGACGTTTGAGGTGGGAGACGGAGAGGGTCTCGACCTGCCGGTCGGAGTGGAGAAAGCGCTGCAGGCTATGGAACAGGGGGAGGAGTCCTTGTTCATCATCAAACCAAAGTAattacactcttacacactgtAAACGCAGTTCTTCACAAGTTAGTCAGGTTACTTATCCACCGTTAGCAAGCACGTACTCCTTTACGAGCGCAAGGTTctgctgttcttttttttttgtgccgaTTCAGCATTGTCATTGTGTACTTTCAGATACGGCTTTGGGAACGCAGGGAAACCCAAATTTAACATTCCACCTGGTGCAACACTGCAATACAAAATCAGACTCACAAAGTTCGAGAAGGTGAGTGTGCTCGAACGTTTATACACGTGCAAACGACACCAGTGCCTCTGAAATCCAAATCGGGTGTTTCAGGACGTTTTGTGTGTACCGAAATGAtcaaatatctgaaataaaTTGAGATATTTCTGGAGATATTCTTGTCTTAATTTTATAGTTCATCATTAACAAAGAAAAcgttaaatatttgatgatttcATAACTAGGCccactttttttaaatcatatttctaCAGTTACTTCCCCTCATTAGTGCGTTAGTGGCCAAAAAATGGCTCTCGGTGCGTTTTGGAAGCGCGTCTTGCCGTACACTATTCCCTTTTCCAATCTTTGCTtggttggggggaaaaaattcttAGCTAGCTTTTTTCAACCAGCCACAAGCACTGACTTTTCCTGCTCACTCAATTTTCTAGCATCTATTTTTACCACGTTGGTTCAAGTGTGGTCATGGCGAGTAGCTCCACCTCATGCATTCCTTCACCCATCCTCATTAAGAGCTTTATTGTGGTCAAGGTTGCTGTGTAGGCAGAGATTAGTCCACCAGAGGACATAAGTGTTAGGTTAGGTTAGACTGGCCACACGTAAAGATTTTAAGCCCGATTTGCACCCTCCCCAACGCTCGGCTCGATTCGAGGCGTGTCTCTGTTTACTTTAGATCTAATTAGATAGAATTCAAGCATGCTTAAGTAGATGTAATTATGTCATTAAATAAACGTGTAGTAAATAAACATGACCTTGTTTTCAAGGCTTTCagatatgtttgtgtgtgtttgtggggtgTGGTGTTCTTCATCTACCTTCATTACTGTCACCTAGGCTAAAGAATCCTGGGAGATGAACACCGGTGAGAAACTGGAGCAGAGCGTTATCATCAAAGAGAAAGGAACTCAGTACTTCAAAGTATGAGCTACACATCGACATTTTCGATCGTTATCCAGCTGATCGTTAAATTCCAAGCTGCctgttatgtttatttttttttttatccgtttgttTGTGTCGTAggttggtaaatataagcaagcGGTGGTGCAATATAAGCGCATCGTGTCGTGGCTGGAGCACGAGTCCAACCTCGTGGGCGAGGACGAAGAGAAAGCCAAAGCCCTGAGACTGGCGGCTCACCTCAACCTGGCCATGTGCTACCTAAAACTCCAGGAGCCCAGCCCCGCCCTCGAGAACTGCGACAAGGTCCAGGACCTTTAACCGCCGCTAATCCGACACATCCGTATTCCCCTACATACGTTGTTGTAACGATGTCATTTATAGTTGTGCGTCTATAGCAACACTATATGTGCGTTCATATCACACTAACCGTGAAAGTGAAAGATGTCGTCATGATTTAAAGCCTTTAAAgttttttatgtttgtaattTGCCATTATAGAGGAATATTCTTGGATAATGGTTAATTATTTGGGGTATTTAtttctctaaaatgtttttaatgattgCTTTTGGTTAAATTCAAACGTGTTTTGTTTAGTCGTCGTGCTAACATAGCTTCGATCAAGAATTTTGCCTATACGTTTGAAGTATTCTTCTTCCACCCTTCTGCTGTGTTCTTGTCATTTTCTCATGGCTGTAAAACCCTGGTTCCTAATTGGTTTCTGGTGTCTCTTCATAGGCGCTGGAACTGGATGCGAATAACGAAAAAGCCCTGTTCAGGCGAGGAGAAGCGTTGTTCGTGATGAAGGAATTTGATCTGGCGAGAGAAGACTTCCAGCGCGTGATACAGCTGTATCCGAGCAACAAGGCGGCGAAGAGCCAAGTGCAGCAGTGCCAGAAACACATCAAGGAGCAGCACGAGAAGGACAAACGCCTGTACGCCAACATGTTCCAGAAGTTTGCCGAGAGGGACGCTAAAGTAAGCGGTGTAGAGTTCGTACGGATGACCATTATGGAACCATCATATTAAATTGATTGACAATTCTAAGCTTTATAAGCTTGATGCTGGTAAAGTCGTGTTGTGTCAGGtgtcatttaaatttttatttatttatttttaaaggcgCGATGTAGTGATTTTACTCTGACACAGAGGCTCAGGAACAGGGCTCTGTCATAATCGCTGCTTTAGTATGAGGTTAAGTCACATGGCGACGTTTCAAGGTTTGGTTGATTGGATGGCGCGTTATAATTTTGGCTGGATTCGGTGCTTCCTCTTATACACAGAGAAAGCAACAAAATATACGGTTCAGCCGATATTTGTCCCCTTGCTACGGTGGATATGggagacacctgaaaactaTGCTGTCACGCTTCTCCTGGGTTACGAGGGAAATGAGGTGATGAGAGGCAGGCTTGGGATaactcgaaaaaaaaaaaaaggctctttTATTGCCCGTTAATACTTGGTtatatgtataataaatatgagctgtgaaaaattgtttttattgtttagccttttgatcttctgttaaaaaaattcacaaaaatactcggctctcacggatatcaaacaattgcaaacacaacacaggtttatccaagaAAAAATGAAATCTTAAAACTAATCTGAAAAGCGAATTCACGTGTGGTATtggttgttttcttgtgattttATCTCCGTGAACCAGTGAATTCATGAGCCTCTGTCttgagccaatagaaaacaagagGGTGGAACTGTGGTTTGTTTGGTCAGTACAGAGAAACTTCGGAGCCACTTATTGTTCCACGCTGGACTTCTGTCTCACCGTTTTCTTACTGTTGGCTGGTGCAcgttagggggggaaaaaagagctgTTTTGTCTACTGAAATACAGCACGGTaggatttatttgtttgtttgtttttgtcaggCGATTCAACATCCTTCTTTTAACATTGTCGGTCATCTGAATCTTTTCTCCTGAGCCTTTGTGTCAGGCGTGACGTCAATACACGATGCCTTTATATGTCAAATCTCTCTCCGCTGTTTCTCAGCACCTTCtcttaaagggaaaaaaaagtacatactgTTTCACATCCTGAAGATGTGAAAgagtttttttctgattgttgcaaccaaaaatgcttgatttcaccgtggcttttttttctttctttaaaatttgGAGTTTGAATTGGTGTAAtcgcaattgcatgaaattgttggtaaatgagaccgttAACGCACCTgaatttggctgaatgcgcgtcatgatgtcacgtgacgcCGCAAGCTCTTCCGAATATCACGGCGTTTCCTGacattgtgttaatttctgcgatcgcagatTCCTGAAGGGAGACGCGTAACGTAAGAAATATTGAAGATAAATGTCTTGTTctaaagaatttattttttctgtgctttttcttCGTTTTCTTGCAGAAGGAAGCCGAGCAGGCAAAGAAAGATAGCGACGGCACAATGGAGATAGCAGAAAATGGTGCCCACGAGCAGACTGCAGcataaatgtgttaatatgGCTGGTTTTGTGTGTctaattaaatgtttgtttttgttttttttaacacaggttttcatttttttttttttttaataaacagtttGTACCTAATGAAATGAGTGCGTGTGTATAGGTCTGAAGCTGAACGTCTGATCTgtagaatattgttttttttttttttctttaagcctCGCTTAATTTGCATTTGTGTTCATGTGAGGCAGCTAGTCGACCCAGCTGTATGCTTTTTGCTGCTATTCCGCATGATCGTGTAGAACCGAAGCCTGTAACGCTGAATGGAGAATAATTACTAGGCGTTAAATATTAAGCGGTACCACAGGGTCCGATAATGGGCCCGGCCCTGATGGCGCTACTAAACGATATATTGGAGCGCCACGacgtagtgctactgtacagaACAGATAAAGGCATGGAACTAAAACGATCATCATGGCGACACGACTGTTTGTTGGTATTCTTCATCTGGTTGTATACGTTTGatagctgttttttaaaaatatctttcaCTGTGTTCTGTTCATAAAGCTTTTAAACTCCctataatcctttttttttttaattcacacaaCTTGAAATCCGGTGTCGcgttttgtttttggggttttggttttttttgtacatttaagaGGACAGCATGTACAGTAGGAGGAGCTTTTTATCATGGAGAACCGCTTAGTATCTGCTTGACTCGCTCTTGGAATTGTTAGGTTTTAGGCAGTCGTGGAGAAATCGATCCAGACTTCAGTTCTAGCCTACTTTAGTGCACAGAAGTCAGTTTTGTGTTAGTGCTGACTCGGATCAGGATCCTGGGCtcatatctgtttttttgttttgttttgttttgttttgttttttttccctggacGAGGACGTTTGAGCTGAGGTTGTAAATTACTGAAATTTAGACGCGTTTCTCTCTCAGCAGTCCATATGCTTGCGCTGGTTTGTTTGAAATGCATGAACGGAGGTGAGTGAAACGCGTCAATTGTTCTGTTCTTGTGTCATTAATGCTCCAGTGGTGTCAAATAAAAGAATCCAATAAGCtaaaaaaatcatcttttttCTTTACCCATcacattcagttcaattttatttacattaaacactGTCAGAAAGCAAATGTATAGAAATCTAGGTTTTAGATTTCTAATGAGCAAACCCGAGATGGGGAAGAACCCTTGAGAGGAACGTTACAAAATATCAcccagttcatttgtttttaaacgtcttaataaaacaaaataacgtAACACAccatttattaaatgtattctGTAAATTTTGTATAAACAGTGACATTACATTATGATATCTCTTCGATAAATGAGTGGAAAAGCATCGATATTGAAACGTGACCAGATTATAAGTACCATGTTGCACCGTTGATCCATCATAATGTCTGACTGAATATTGTCTGTCACTCATTTTCAGAGCTGGTTTGTGAAGCTGCAAAGCCAcatgttaaatgtttatttcatgtataatGTGCTTCAAAACCTCAGGAGGCTTATAAGAAGTAAAATCAATATCTAAAGACACTGACATGTGAGCTTGGGAGGAGGAACTGAGGTTGATGTGGTCAAATTAGCAAACGATTAGCAAGTTATGCCAACGGCTGGTTGTTATTTCTCTCCTTTCCCCTTCGTGGAACATAGTGTAAAGTCAGGGGGCGGATAAATAAAAAGGATCGACATTACCACCcagagaacaccatccccacagtgaaaCATGGTTTTGGCAGCATAGTGTTGTGGGAATGCTTTTCATCGgcagggactgggaaactggtgAAGGTTGAGAGTTGGATAGATTGAGCCAAATACAGTGCAATCGTAGAAGAAACCCTTTTCCAGTCTGCAAGAGATGTCAGACTGGTGGATGTTCACCTTCAAACTGGATGGCATACTGCAAAAGCTACACTGGAGTGGTTCAAAACCAAGACCCTGAATGTGTTAGAAGTGGAAAGCCAGGCCTCGAGGCCATTAAGAATCTATGGCAAGAGTTTGAGCAATTTTGCCAAAAGAAATGTGCAAAACTgtcaagatatatatatatatatatatatatatatatatatatatatatatatatatatacaattctGATCTATATCTGACATCCATGAGGACTTGCAGCTGCAAGTATTGACTTTGGGGTGGGGGTATACATTAGTCCcctttcaaaagtattggaacagcaaggtcgATTATtttgggtttgagctcaaaagatgaatgagacaatagatcagaatttcagctttcattcccTGATATTTCCAtcttaatgtgtttaaaaatgttaaacatggCAAATTTGGTTTGAACTCACCCATTtgtcaagtgatcaaaaatattggcacgTGACTGACGGGTATTTCTTGTTGcacaggtgtgtcctgttcatTGTTGAAACAATGAATTGTTTTGAATGTGTACTCTTGGTCTGAGCCCTAGGTTTTGCCTGTttagactgcatttgttgttaaaaataataaaccaacatgaagaccagagagctgtgtatgggagaaaagcaagccattttgaagctgggaaaagaggggaaattGATGAGAGCCATTgaaagcattgggcatagcccaTACGACAGtttgaaatgtcctgaaaaagaaaaagaaaaaaaacactggtgtactaacaaccagacatggaacaggtttgccaagaaaacaacagcagcttcaTCGTCCACCCAGGACGTCTAATggtacatgcacatcaaatatGGTGAAGACCGAACAAAGATTTCTAAAGGCAGCTTTTAATGTAAATGCTTCTTGGGAACAGCAGATGGTGCTGTGATATTAGGAACAGGAGACTGCCCATGTTGGCTGGAAAACTGCTCTTCTTCCTCACTGAAAGTGAAAGATTTTGACATGAAGCTCTACTCTTCATAATATAATGATTGTTGTGAACTCAAATGCTTGATCTGCACAATAaaggagtttttttgttttgtttcatttgtgtcATTTCCCCCCATTTGACTGTATGTAAAATGGATTCGAAAGAGTTTTAAATGACACAggagtacatatatatatcacttaGACACCTGCATTTAAATGTCCAGATTACTATAAACATGCGTCAAAAGAAACAcgtttcttctttcttcatttaaCTTCTTTCATCTCTGGATTGTGAATATACCAATGCATTTAGAATTTTAGGATGTCCGTGTCTGAAAAACACTGaccaattcattcatttatttattgtgtaatCAGGTTTAATCAAAATAGAaacttacagtgagggaaaaaagtatttgatcccctgctgattttgtacgtttgcccactgacaaagaaatgatcagtctataattttaatggtagatttatttgaacagtgagagacagaataacaacaaaaaaaatccagaaaaacgcatgtcaaaaatggtataaattgatttgcattttaatgagggaaataagtatttgacccctctgcaaaacatgacttagtacttggtggcaaaacccttgttggcaatcacagaggtcagacgtttcttgtagttggccaccaggtttgcacacatctcaggagggattttgtcccactcctctttgcagatcttctccaagtcatcaggggatcaaatacttttttcccctcactgtacattTCGGTGCAAATTTCAAACGTACACGAAATGTACCATAAAACAGAGAacatattaataaacaattgTCTTGAAAGGTCGGgtttaagtttttatttttaaagaaagattttAGACAGTTTTAAGGTTttaaaatataactttaaaaagGCTAAATCTGAGGTAGAATGTACCAAAACTGGAGTACCAAGTTTTAAGCGCTTTGTTCATTCATATATTTGAATTTAATTATCTGACAAAAGGTCAACAGGCAAATTATTATAGCTTCAAGAAACAGTAAATGTGAATATGACaaacaggtgcatctcaaaaaatttgaatatcgtggaaaagttcatattttctgtaatttaattaaaaaagtggaactttcatatattctagattcattacacataaagtgattttttttttttttttttttttttaatcttgatgattatggcttacaggtCACAGGCTCAAGGAATtccagtatctcagaatattagaataaagaatttataatgcagaaatgtcgacctgagaagatctctaatcagcgaattaactcaaaacacctgcaaaggtttcctgaggctttaatcactcagtctggttcagtacacaaccacaatcacggggaagatgaaagtaaatgttgcttttcatttggaaatcaaggtaccagagtctggaggaagagtggagaggaacagaatccacgttgcttgaagtccagtgtgatgtttccacagtcagtgatgatttgggttgccatgtcatctgctggtgttggtccactgtgttttctcaagtcgagagtcgatgcagca
This region includes:
- the fkbp4 gene encoding peptidyl-prolyl cis-trans isomerase FKBP4, coding for MTAEEVSNDGQSITMQGDDITPKKDGGVLKLVKREGTGTELPMTGDKVFVHYVGTLLDGTQFDSSRDRGEKFSFELGKGQVIKAWDIGVATMRVGEICQLICKPEYAYGSAGSPPKIPPSATLVFQVELFDFHGEDITEDEDGGIVRRIITKGEGYSKPNEGASVEVHVEGTLEGRVFDDRDLTFEVGDGEGLDLPVGVEKALQAMEQGEESLFIIKPKYGFGNAGKPKFNIPPGATLQYKIRLTKFEKAKESWEMNTGEKLEQSVIIKEKGTQYFKVGKYKQAVVQYKRIVSWLEHESNLVGEDEEKAKALRLAAHLNLAMCYLKLQEPSPALENCDKALELDANNEKALFRRGEALFVMKEFDLAREDFQRVIQLYPSNKAAKSQVQQCQKHIKEQHEKDKRLYANMFQKFAERDAKKEAEQAKKDSDGTMEIAENGAHEQTAA